A genomic segment from Gracilimonas sediminicola encodes:
- a CDS encoding TonB-dependent receptor plug domain-containing protein, producing the protein MKHLITLTIIFLLAVSNNTYAQVADTLDLGEVVVTASKTPTTERETTKPVTVIEREEIERHTGLSISELLNQQNGITINGAASSPGKDKSVYLRGASTQFTLILIDGFPVTDPSGEGGAFDLRLLPLENVERIEIVKGSMSTLYGSDAIAGVINIITKKSETGTFNVNGKAAYGSFNTYDWELGASGSSDIIDYTVNLTRTQTDGISEAEPRDGADFTKDGYERNAINTQVSVKPVEGLTITPFLNYSQYDGDYDAGAFSDADNRYESDLLNTGARISYKTDNFEIKEAATFTQTERKFTDGFGVFNPEASLFNSDLYGIYNKFEKVRLLAGFNVQSLNFQLEGIDEGSQILSPYVTAFLRSGFGLNGELGLRLNNHSEYGSNWTFNVAPVYNITEEIKLLASVSSGFKAPTLNELFGPFGANTELKPQQSLTVDTGVELQLLDGRLSASAIYFRRTIEDLISYSGNQGYINVNEQNDSGIELSVGYKQDQTKVEVFYNYLDGAITQNGKETDNLIRRPNHNFGVNLNQQLTSDFSVNLSGQYVGERNDLYFNTNTFSTEEVELESYVLVNANIQYQLLDKQLTVFASLNNLLNADYTEVYGFNTPGFHFKGGIKFLF; encoded by the coding sequence ATGAAGCATTTAATTACGCTGACCATCATTTTTCTACTGGCGGTTTCCAATAACACCTACGCACAAGTTGCTGATACCCTCGATTTAGGAGAAGTAGTAGTAACAGCATCCAAAACCCCCACTACCGAGCGGGAAACAACAAAACCTGTGACGGTCATTGAACGGGAAGAAATCGAACGACATACCGGCTTATCCATTTCTGAGTTATTGAATCAGCAGAATGGAATCACTATAAACGGGGCGGCATCAAGCCCGGGCAAAGACAAGTCGGTGTACCTTCGGGGAGCATCTACACAATTTACCCTTATTCTTATTGACGGTTTTCCGGTTACCGATCCATCCGGAGAAGGAGGGGCATTTGATCTGCGTCTTTTACCTTTGGAAAATGTGGAACGCATCGAAATCGTGAAGGGAAGTATGAGTACACTCTACGGTTCGGACGCCATAGCCGGAGTGATCAATATCATTACAAAGAAAAGCGAGACCGGGACTTTCAACGTAAACGGAAAAGCAGCCTACGGTTCTTTTAATACCTACGATTGGGAACTCGGCGCAAGCGGAAGTTCGGATATCATTGACTATACGGTGAACCTGACCCGCACCCAAACAGACGGCATTTCAGAAGCAGAACCCCGGGATGGCGCTGATTTTACAAAAGATGGGTATGAGAGAAACGCTATCAACACCCAGGTTTCGGTTAAGCCTGTAGAGGGCCTGACCATTACTCCATTTTTGAACTACTCCCAATATGATGGAGATTATGATGCAGGTGCTTTTTCGGATGCCGATAACCGCTATGAATCGGACCTGCTGAATACCGGAGCCCGAATCAGTTATAAGACGGATAATTTTGAGATTAAAGAAGCGGCTACATTCACTCAAACTGAAAGAAAATTTACCGATGGCTTTGGAGTATTCAATCCTGAAGCCTCGTTATTTAATTCTGACCTGTACGGTATCTACAACAAGTTTGAAAAAGTGAGACTGCTTGCCGGATTTAATGTTCAGAGTTTAAATTTTCAGCTGGAAGGAATTGATGAGGGGTCTCAGATTTTGAGTCCTTATGTAACCGCATTCCTGCGATCAGGATTTGGGTTGAACGGTGAGCTTGGGCTCAGGCTGAACAATCATTCTGAATATGGAAGTAACTGGACGTTTAATGTAGCTCCGGTTTATAACATCACGGAAGAAATTAAGTTACTTGCGTCGGTAAGTTCCGGATTTAAAGCCCCAACCCTTAATGAATTATTCGGTCCGTTTGGGGCAAACACCGAATTAAAGCCCCAGCAAAGCTTGACGGTAGATACTGGCGTTGAGTTGCAATTATTGGATGGAAGATTATCCGCTTCCGCTATCTATTTCCGAAGAACCATTGAAGATTTGATTTCGTACAGCGGCAACCAGGGATACATAAATGTGAACGAGCAGAATGATTCCGGTATTGAATTGTCTGTGGGATATAAGCAGGACCAAACGAAGGTCGAGGTTTTCTATAATTACCTGGATGGGGCAATCACTCAAAACGGGAAAGAAACGGATAACCTGATTCGCCGCCCTAATCATAATTTTGGGGTGAACCTGAATCAGCAACTCACTTCCGATTTTAGTGTAAATCTCAGCGGACAATATGTGGGTGAGCGAAATGATCTTTACTTCAACACCAATACCTTTTCCACTGAAGAAGTAGAGCTGGAAAGTTACGTACTGGTTAATGCAAATATTCAATACCAGCTATTGGATAAACAACTCACCGTTTTTGCTTCACTGAACAACTTGTTGAATGCAGACTATACGGAAGTGTACGGTTTCAACACTCCGGGATTTCACTTCAAAGGAGGAATCAAATTCTTATTCTGA
- a CDS encoding cold-shock protein, translated as MEYGKIKWFDGQKGFGFIKPENGEKDVFVHRNNVENLGFNEDINDGEEVEFAVEETDKGLSAVDVYLLE; from the coding sequence ATGGAATACGGTAAAATTAAATGGTTTGACGGCCAAAAAGGATTTGGTTTCATTAAACCTGAAAATGGTGAAAAAGATGTCTTTGTTCACCGAAACAACGTCGAGAACCTCGGATTTAACGAGGATATTAACGACGGTGAAGAAGTTGAATTTGCTGTTGAAGAAACAGACAAAGGACTTAGCGCAGTAGATGTATATCTGCTCGAATGA
- a CDS encoding S1/P1 nuclease produces MNKLLTLISIFALGFTSTANEALRWGQIGHRTTGHVAEQYLTDKAAAEVERVLGNESLAEVSTWMDEVRSDDAYDFMAPWHYVTIPEGETYETVEKAEGGDIIWALEKVVKELKEGNLTQKQEEENLKILVHLVGDLHQPLHVGNGTDRGGNDVKLQWFWSNSNLHRVWDSEMIDDKQLSYTELSDFVNHPTEEQINEWQSTSIRDWAYESQDLLPQVYDFPEDKELSYEYSYKNWNTVEQRLVKAGVRMAGLINEIYE; encoded by the coding sequence ATGAATAAGCTTTTAACTCTTATTTCCATTTTTGCTTTAGGATTCACATCAACAGCGAATGAAGCTTTGCGCTGGGGACAAATCGGCCACCGCACTACCGGCCATGTTGCCGAGCAGTATCTCACCGACAAAGCCGCAGCTGAAGTAGAACGTGTTCTTGGTAATGAGTCCCTTGCAGAAGTAAGCACCTGGATGGATGAAGTCCGCTCGGACGATGCTTACGATTTCATGGCCCCATGGCATTATGTAACCATTCCTGAAGGCGAAACCTATGAAACGGTAGAGAAAGCCGAAGGCGGCGATATCATCTGGGCGTTGGAAAAGGTGGTTAAAGAGCTGAAAGAAGGTAATCTCACCCAAAAACAAGAAGAGGAAAACCTGAAGATATTGGTACATCTTGTGGGTGATTTACACCAGCCGCTGCATGTGGGTAATGGAACCGATCGCGGTGGAAATGATGTAAAATTGCAATGGTTCTGGAGTAACTCTAACCTGCACCGGGTGTGGGACAGTGAAATGATAGATGACAAACAACTCAGCTATACTGAGCTCTCCGATTTCGTGAACCATCCTACCGAAGAGCAAATCAACGAATGGCAGAGTACTTCTATTAGAGACTGGGCATATGAGTCTCAGGATTTACTGCCCCAAGTCTATGATTTCCCGGAAGACAAGGAGCTAAGCTACGAATATTCGTACAAAAATTGGAACACCGTCGAGCAACGCTTAGTAAAAGCAGGTGTTCGAATGGCGGGTTTGATTAACGAAATTTATGAGTGA
- a CDS encoding PAS domain S-box protein has translation MKDNRKTLTSSEVEQLFEDGSIVVFKCKPSFAYPTTFVSKNVEKILGFTRDYFLTTPSAWANRIHPEDRKRVSDSFHNILEHGGAAINEYRFKRKDGRIVWLRDEIKLLYNESGEPSSILGTSFEITDRKISELEAQREIENELRNRLSFQNALSLCSNLLVDASEISVFDEVLKILQRTTGSDRVYFFTNETTPEGRLLVSQKFEACAEGVIPEIDNPELQNIPYKEFPFFYQRLKSNLIVNRPTEELPSPEKELMQAQKISSVLLLPVFQGDDWFGFIGFDSLGEVRSWEHYELLTLRTTVEIIGNFLKRISMKETLIQQRNFTQQILDSLPSILTVVDRKMNLLLWNKTGEKLTGYSADELKNMSAFDFVPKEDHKQFIGAMKEILAHNTAGQEVNVQHKRGMVSPYFWRGNIIEMDGKEAFLLVGLNISKQKEMERELIEEKRFADAIIDGLPGTFFMLDEKLNLVRANKNLAQDIGYSVEEILNQKILNYFSAHDEQQLGSSLKELFEQGKVSMETSPVSKDGNELSRNVNAVLFERGGETFIIGTGQDISDLKKREGELRASIHEKEVLLQEIHHRVKNNLAVISGLLELQVHEYSDPTFSRLIQESQMRIQTMAMIHEKLYQSESLSRIFIHEYIDDLIDQIRSSIKIGNAKISVSTEIEDVELNINQAIPFALALNEIISNSLEHAFKGKSQGKVTVKLEERDGVIYSTIKDDGVGFSTEEDLSTFNSLGMTLIKSLLSQIEAEWTMDGKGGVTYRIEFRKDMEKGSSSSLDII, from the coding sequence ATGAAGGACAATCGTAAAACACTAACCAGTTCAGAAGTTGAGCAGCTTTTTGAAGATGGGAGTATTGTTGTTTTTAAGTGTAAGCCTTCCTTCGCATATCCCACAACATTTGTGAGTAAAAATGTTGAGAAGATATTAGGCTTTACCAGAGATTATTTTTTAACAACCCCAAGCGCATGGGCTAATCGTATTCATCCTGAAGACAGGAAGAGGGTATCTGACAGCTTTCATAATATTCTTGAACATGGCGGAGCGGCAATTAATGAATATCGGTTCAAAAGAAAAGATGGGCGAATAGTTTGGCTTCGGGATGAAATTAAACTACTGTATAACGAATCAGGAGAGCCATCATCAATATTAGGGACCTCATTTGAAATAACAGACAGGAAAATATCGGAGTTAGAAGCTCAGCGGGAAATTGAGAACGAATTAAGAAACAGGCTTAGCTTTCAAAACGCACTTTCATTGTGTTCTAATCTGTTGGTTGATGCTTCAGAGATCAGCGTATTTGATGAAGTTCTCAAGATTTTGCAACGTACAACCGGCTCCGACAGAGTTTACTTTTTTACCAATGAAACTACGCCGGAAGGGAGACTTCTTGTAAGTCAAAAATTTGAAGCTTGTGCAGAAGGTGTGATCCCTGAAATTGATAATCCGGAACTTCAGAATATACCCTACAAAGAGTTTCCTTTCTTCTATCAAAGGCTTAAATCGAACCTGATTGTTAATAGACCTACAGAAGAATTACCCTCTCCGGAAAAGGAGTTGATGCAAGCCCAGAAAATTTCATCTGTACTACTATTGCCGGTTTTTCAGGGGGATGATTGGTTTGGCTTCATAGGGTTTGATTCTCTGGGTGAGGTACGGAGTTGGGAACACTATGAGCTTTTGACGCTGAGAACCACGGTGGAAATTATTGGGAACTTTCTCAAACGTATTTCCATGAAAGAAACACTGATTCAGCAAAGAAACTTCACCCAGCAGATTCTGGATAGCCTGCCAAGTATTCTTACGGTAGTTGATAGGAAAATGAATCTTCTACTCTGGAATAAAACCGGAGAAAAACTAACTGGCTACTCCGCTGATGAACTCAAGAATATGTCTGCATTCGACTTTGTCCCTAAAGAAGATCATAAACAATTTATAGGGGCCATGAAGGAAATTCTGGCACACAATACGGCCGGGCAGGAAGTGAATGTGCAACATAAGAGAGGAATGGTTAGCCCTTATTTTTGGCGAGGGAATATCATTGAGATGGATGGAAAGGAAGCATTTTTACTTGTTGGCTTAAATATCAGCAAGCAGAAAGAAATGGAAAGAGAGTTGATTGAAGAGAAAAGGTTTGCAGATGCAATTATAGATGGCTTGCCGGGTACATTTTTTATGTTAGATGAAAAACTGAACCTGGTGAGGGCAAATAAAAACCTTGCACAGGATATTGGCTACTCGGTGGAGGAGATATTAAATCAAAAAATTCTGAACTACTTTTCTGCACATGATGAACAACAATTAGGTAGTAGTTTAAAGGAGCTTTTTGAACAAGGGAAAGTAAGCATGGAAACCAGTCCTGTTTCTAAAGATGGTAATGAATTATCCCGAAATGTAAATGCGGTTCTGTTCGAACGTGGGGGAGAAACATTTATAATTGGAACCGGGCAGGACATAAGTGACTTAAAGAAAAGAGAGGGGGAACTGCGGGCAAGTATTCACGAGAAAGAAGTGCTGCTGCAGGAAATTCATCACCGGGTAAAGAATAATCTTGCCGTTATCTCCGGTTTGCTGGAGCTGCAGGTGCATGAATACTCTGACCCAACCTTTAGCCGTCTGATCCAGGAAAGCCAGATGCGCATCCAAACGATGGCTATGATCCATGAAAAGCTCTATCAGTCAGAAAGCCTGAGTAGAATCTTTATTCATGAGTACATAGATGATTTAATTGATCAAATCAGAAGCAGTATTAAAATTGGAAACGCCAAGATTAGTGTCAGTACCGAAATCGAAGATGTAGAACTAAATATCAATCAAGCCATACCATTTGCCCTTGCTTTGAATGAAATTATCTCAAACTCACTGGAGCATGCTTTTAAGGGAAAAAGTCAGGGTAAGGTTACCGTAAAACTGGAAGAGAGAGACGGGGTTATCTACAGTACTATCAAAGATGATGGAGTCGGGTTCTCAACTGAGGAAGATTTATCAACCTTTAACTCACTGGGAATGACGTTAATTAAATCGTTGCTTAGCCAAATTGAGGCCGAATGGACAATGGATGGAAAAGGCGGGGTTACCTATCGCATTGAATTCAGGAAAGACATGGAAAAAGGTTCAAGCAGTTCTCTCGATATTATCTGA
- a CDS encoding amidase: MKKTNKIMLFSGGIMLGFLFAFTLMQPQNTPITSAMIQDAASVIGLEFTQTERDSMIESLDDTRDDLQTIRDFKLNNSVPPSLQFNPIPVGKTFDFQQKSQTWDLPENVELPENRNNLAFYTIGELAALIKDRKISSVELTEFFLDRIEQHDEKLEAIVTVTRERALQQAQQMDVELEQGIYRGPLHGIPYGAKDLLAVEGYKTTWGAMPFKDQVIDETVTVIKKLDGAGAVLIAKTTLGALAYGDLWFGGRTNNPWDLEQGSSGSSAGSASGTAAGLFPFAIGTETLGSIVSPSTRNGTTGLRPTYGRVSRTGAMALSWSMDKIGPITRSVEDAALVFNAIYGPDGSDQTIIDLPFNYDAELDIKTLKIGYLKSAFERDYWNKERDSLVLETFRNLGIELIPVELPDFEIGALRIILTAEGAAAFDQLTLTDQDDLMKWQEPNAWPNTFRAAHFIPATEYINANRARYQLIQKMDSVMQQVDVYISPAFGGGNLLTTNLTGHPSVVLPNGFTDDMHPTSITFVGDLFDEATVLSVAKAYQDVTEHHTKHPPLFSN, translated from the coding sequence ATGAAAAAAACGAATAAAATAATGCTCTTCTCCGGAGGCATTATGCTCGGTTTTTTATTCGCATTCACTCTCATGCAACCCCAAAATACTCCCATCACCTCAGCAATGATTCAGGATGCAGCTTCGGTCATCGGCCTTGAGTTTACTCAGACTGAACGGGATTCCATGATTGAATCGCTGGACGATACCCGTGATGACCTTCAAACCATTCGTGACTTTAAGCTAAATAATTCAGTCCCCCCGTCCCTTCAATTCAACCCTATCCCCGTGGGTAAGACTTTTGATTTTCAGCAGAAATCACAAACCTGGGATTTACCAGAAAATGTAGAACTTCCCGAAAACCGAAATAACCTGGCTTTTTATACCATCGGAGAGTTGGCTGCATTGATCAAAGACCGAAAAATTTCATCCGTAGAGCTGACCGAATTTTTCCTGGACCGCATTGAGCAGCATGATGAAAAACTGGAGGCAATTGTCACCGTAACCAGGGAAAGAGCACTTCAACAAGCACAGCAAATGGATGTGGAACTGGAACAGGGAATTTATCGCGGACCTCTGCACGGCATCCCTTATGGAGCCAAAGATTTGCTGGCCGTTGAGGGTTACAAGACCACCTGGGGAGCTATGCCTTTCAAAGATCAGGTGATTGATGAAACAGTCACCGTTATAAAAAAATTAGATGGAGCCGGAGCTGTGCTGATTGCTAAAACTACTTTAGGGGCGCTTGCCTACGGCGATTTATGGTTTGGCGGACGGACCAACAATCCATGGGATCTGGAGCAGGGATCCAGCGGTTCATCTGCCGGTTCAGCATCGGGTACTGCAGCCGGACTTTTCCCATTTGCAATCGGAACCGAAACGCTGGGATCTATTGTGTCACCTTCAACCCGAAATGGTACTACCGGCCTGCGACCAACTTATGGGCGTGTAAGCCGAACGGGAGCTATGGCTTTGAGCTGGAGCATGGATAAAATCGGCCCTATAACCCGAAGCGTAGAAGATGCGGCCCTGGTTTTCAATGCTATTTATGGCCCCGATGGAAGCGATCAGACAATCATCGACCTTCCCTTCAATTATGACGCCGAATTAGATATTAAAACGCTGAAAATCGGCTACCTGAAATCTGCTTTTGAACGTGATTATTGGAATAAGGAACGGGACAGCCTTGTATTGGAAACTTTCAGAAATCTTGGGATTGAACTCATTCCCGTTGAACTGCCTGATTTTGAAATCGGTGCACTCCGCATTATTCTTACCGCTGAAGGTGCTGCCGCTTTCGATCAGCTCACTTTGACCGATCAGGACGATCTCATGAAGTGGCAGGAACCCAATGCCTGGCCCAATACTTTTCGCGCTGCTCATTTTATCCCCGCTACGGAATATATTAATGCTAACCGTGCGCGCTATCAACTGATTCAGAAAATGGATTCCGTGATGCAGCAGGTTGATGTGTATATTTCTCCGGCTTTTGGAGGGGGGAATTTGCTCACTACCAATCTTACCGGACATCCAAGTGTGGTTTTACCCAATGGATTTACCGATGACATGCATCCAACCAGCATCACTTTTGTGGGAGATTTATTTGATGAAGCCACTGTACTGTCGGTTGCTAAAGCTTATCAGGATGTTACCGAACATCACACCAAACACCCTCCGCTTTTTAGTAATTAA
- a CDS encoding VOC family protein, producing the protein MADPYQIPSNTRIGHVHLKVSDLQQSLDFYCGLLGFELITTYGDQAAFISAGGYHHHIGLNTWQSKGAPPAPRKSTGLFHTAILYPTRKDLAEILQRLIDADYQLSGASDHGVSEALYLDDPDQNGVELYWDRPENEWPRNEDGSLNMFTKVLDLQDLLNELE; encoded by the coding sequence ATGGCAGACCCTTACCAAATTCCCTCTAACACCCGCATTGGCCATGTGCACCTGAAAGTATCTGATTTGCAACAGTCTCTGGATTTCTATTGCGGACTGTTAGGATTCGAACTGATAACAACCTATGGAGATCAGGCTGCCTTTATTTCTGCCGGCGGCTATCATCACCACATCGGGTTAAATACATGGCAGAGCAAAGGAGCCCCACCTGCACCAAGAAAAAGTACCGGGCTGTTTCATACGGCCATCCTTTATCCCACCCGAAAAGATCTTGCTGAAATTTTACAGCGGCTTATCGATGCTGATTACCAGCTTTCAGGAGCTTCGGATCATGGAGTTTCAGAAGCATTGTATTTAGATGACCCAGACCAGAATGGTGTAGAACTGTATTGGGACCGACCTGAAAATGAATGGCCCAGAAATGAGGATGGCTCCCTGAATATGTTCACAAAAGTACTTGATCTTCAGGATTTATTAAATGAGCTCGAGTAG
- a CDS encoding adenylate/guanylate cyclase domain-containing protein: MNRSQFFSLRWKLLTGFVGLVLTTVLILLFSSSQILESRIRQDIDANFSEAGRIFERIQDVRFRQLRQTAILLADIPSLKAAISTGDTATVNYVLREDLLFLLDFDPIIPDSLVPSEFYMNPDSAGLLIICDSEGKPLGQMSSTPLPRYSIADRAGISTALQGEMPSQSYIWKEGNRYFNVITIPIWSGNQLEGTLSYGFPIRQQETEQLSKDIGLEVLYYVDNQLLAGSFEEISPSNKNTLSRNIHAATFEVLKNGQATSTEVALGSENWLIYIAPMFETTGSIKGIDGYYAVAKSLTQELIPLQNLQLLIFGIGIFAVAGAIVISIWITGRITKPIYLLLDGVQRVEKEDFSEEVPITSRDEIGELTRAFNELVEGLRERLLMLKFVSEATLDAIKKNISRIEPGGERRDVTVLFSDIRGFTAWGENHTPEQVIDMLNNLLSYQADLVHKFGGDVDKFVGDELVAVFQGEDKEQQAVNAAVQIQQRLKSLLQKEQEDLAVGIGLNSGEVVMGAMGSENRMDFTVLGSTVNLGARLCSAAKKHQILISESVFLNLERKVPVNELETIKVKGIEKPVQIYEIDWQTEDMMSIAKN; encoded by the coding sequence ATGAACAGAAGTCAATTTTTCAGTTTGAGGTGGAAGCTGCTGACCGGTTTTGTTGGCCTGGTGCTTACTACCGTTTTGATTTTACTGTTCAGCTCCAGCCAGATTTTAGAGTCCCGTATTCGTCAGGATATTGATGCCAATTTCAGTGAGGCCGGGCGAATATTTGAGCGTATTCAGGATGTCCGGTTTCGCCAGTTACGGCAAACAGCCATCTTACTTGCAGATATTCCAAGCCTGAAAGCGGCCATTTCTACCGGTGATACTGCCACTGTAAATTACGTTCTCCGGGAAGACCTGCTGTTCCTGCTCGATTTCGATCCCATCATCCCGGATTCGCTTGTTCCCAGCGAGTTCTATATGAATCCGGATTCGGCCGGGTTATTAATTATATGCGACTCGGAAGGCAAACCCCTGGGGCAAATGTCATCCACACCGCTTCCGAGGTATTCCATTGCAGACAGGGCAGGAATCAGTACAGCCCTGCAGGGAGAAATGCCTTCGCAAAGCTATATCTGGAAAGAAGGAAACCGGTATTTCAATGTAATTACCATTCCGATTTGGTCCGGGAATCAGCTGGAGGGTACGCTTTCGTACGGATTCCCTATCCGGCAGCAGGAAACTGAGCAGCTTTCCAAAGACATAGGCCTCGAAGTATTGTATTATGTAGATAATCAGCTGTTGGCCGGTTCGTTCGAAGAAATATCTCCATCCAATAAAAACACGCTTTCCAGGAATATACACGCCGCAACTTTTGAGGTGCTGAAGAACGGACAGGCAACCTCAACCGAAGTAGCGTTAGGCTCAGAAAATTGGCTCATTTATATCGCACCGATGTTTGAAACCACCGGCAGCATCAAAGGGATTGACGGGTACTACGCCGTAGCTAAATCGTTGACGCAGGAACTCATTCCACTGCAAAACCTGCAATTACTGATATTTGGAATCGGGATATTTGCTGTTGCCGGTGCTATCGTCATCAGTATTTGGATAACAGGCCGAATCACCAAACCCATTTACCTATTGTTAGACGGCGTACAGCGTGTAGAAAAAGAGGACTTCAGTGAGGAAGTACCGATCACAAGCCGGGATGAAATCGGGGAACTGACAAGGGCCTTTAATGAACTGGTGGAAGGACTGAGAGAGCGCTTGTTGATGCTCAAATTCGTTTCCGAGGCCACCCTTGATGCCATCAAGAAGAATATTTCACGCATAGAACCCGGTGGTGAGCGAAGGGATGTTACGGTTCTCTTCTCCGATATTCGTGGATTTACCGCCTGGGGCGAAAATCATACTCCGGAGCAGGTCATTGACATGCTGAATAATTTACTGAGCTATCAGGCCGATTTGGTGCATAAGTTTGGTGGCGACGTTGATAAGTTTGTGGGAGATGAACTGGTAGCGGTATTTCAGGGAGAGGATAAGGAGCAACAGGCTGTGAATGCTGCGGTTCAAATTCAACAAAGGCTGAAGTCCCTGCTGCAGAAAGAGCAAGAAGATCTGGCGGTGGGGATTGGGCTCAACAGCGGTGAAGTGGTTATGGGGGCCATGGGCAGCGAAAACAGAATGGACTTTACGGTATTGGGCAGCACGGTTAATTTGGGAGCCCGGTTATGTTCGGCAGCCAAGAAGCATCAGATTTTAATTTCAGAATCTGTTTTTCTGAATCTGGAACGTAAGGTGCCTGTTAATGAACTTGAAACCATTAAGGTGAAGGGTATAGAAAAGCCGGTTCAAATCTATGAGATAGACTGGCAAACCGAGGATATGATGTCAATCGCGAAGAATTAG
- a CDS encoding S10 family peptidase: MKSGFKVFLFLCSLSIILVPQVGLSQSISGEPGAIPATRTSKVDWSKTSEHQVTIKGKKVPYTTTVGNQPVWNEEGKPIASLFYTYYERSDVKNKERRPLVFSFNGGPGSASVWMHIGYTGPQKLKIDDEGFPIQPYGVEDNPHSILDVADIVFVNPVNVAFSRIIDSETDRSEFFGVNADVEYLADWINTFVNRQNRWPSPKYLIGESYGTTRVSGLAEELQSSYWMYLNGVILVSPTGLGVDRDGPVEDATALPYYAATAWYHDALGSELQSKDLDEILPEVEAFAINEFIPALAKGGFLEDSEKQRIAEQVSEYSGLSVESILDRNLRVSTSFFWKELLREQGLTVGRLDSRYRGVDRQNAGERYDYDPALTAWNHAFTPAINHYLRDELGYETDLQYWTFGPVHPWDRSGDNTGEDLRSAMAENPFLHVLIQSGYYDGGTNYFDAKYTMWNMDPSGRLKDRLSFKGYRSGHMMYLRAEDLATSNEDIRVFIENSIPEEGMPARY, encoded by the coding sequence ATGAAATCAGGATTTAAAGTATTTTTGTTTCTTTGCAGCTTATCAATAATTCTTGTGCCTCAAGTCGGCCTTAGCCAGTCAATCAGTGGGGAGCCCGGGGCAATACCAGCCACGCGGACTTCTAAAGTAGATTGGTCTAAAACCTCCGAGCATCAGGTTACCATTAAAGGGAAAAAGGTGCCTTACACTACCACGGTTGGAAATCAGCCGGTTTGGAATGAGGAGGGCAAACCGATAGCCAGTCTTTTCTACACGTACTACGAACGTTCGGACGTAAAGAATAAAGAGCGTCGTCCGCTGGTTTTTTCTTTTAACGGGGGGCCGGGTTCAGCTTCAGTTTGGATGCATATCGGATACACGGGCCCACAGAAACTTAAAATTGATGACGAAGGATTTCCCATTCAGCCTTATGGGGTAGAAGATAATCCGCATTCGATTCTGGATGTTGCCGATATCGTTTTTGTGAATCCTGTAAATGTTGCTTTTTCTCGGATTATTGACTCAGAGACCGACCGTTCTGAATTTTTTGGAGTGAATGCCGACGTTGAGTACCTGGCCGACTGGATCAATACATTTGTGAACCGTCAGAATCGCTGGCCTTCACCCAAATACCTGATTGGTGAAAGTTACGGTACTACCCGGGTTTCCGGTTTGGCTGAAGAGCTTCAGTCATCTTACTGGATGTATCTGAATGGAGTGATTTTAGTTTCACCAACAGGACTTGGCGTAGATCGGGACGGTCCGGTAGAAGATGCCACAGCTTTGCCATATTATGCCGCAACAGCGTGGTATCATGATGCCCTGGGAAGTGAATTGCAGAGCAAAGATCTGGATGAAATTCTCCCTGAAGTGGAGGCATTTGCAATTAATGAATTTATCCCGGCGCTTGCTAAAGGCGGGTTTTTAGAGGATTCAGAAAAACAACGTATCGCTGAACAGGTATCCGAATATTCAGGACTTTCTGTTGAGTCTATTTTGGATCGAAACCTTCGCGTTTCAACCTCCTTCTTCTGGAAAGAGTTGCTTAGAGAACAAGGGTTAACCGTTGGTCGACTCGATTCACGCTACCGCGGTGTTGATCGCCAAAATGCGGGAGAACGCTATGATTATGACCCGGCGCTGACGGCCTGGAATCACGCGTTTACACCGGCCATCAATCATTACCTGAGAGATGAGCTTGGATACGAGACCGATTTGCAATACTGGACATTCGGCCCGGTTCATCCATGGGACCGAAGCGGTGATAATACCGGTGAAGACCTGAGATCAGCGATGGCTGAAAACCCATTCCTGCATGTGTTAATACAATCCGGGTATTACGATGGGGGCACCAACTACTTTGATGCGAAATATACCATGTGGAATATGGATCCAAGCGGAAGACTCAAAGATCGTCTTTCTTTTAAAGGCTACCGCAGCGGGCATATGATGTATTTGCGGGCTGAAGATCTTGCCACTTCCAATGAAGACATCCGTGTATTCATAGAAAATTCCATTCCCGAAGAAGGAATGCCTGCAAGATATTGA